A section of the Kribbella sp. HUAS MG21 genome encodes:
- a CDS encoding 4a-hydroxytetrahydrobiopterin dehydratase — translation MADLLTDDQIDLALRDHLPEWKAVDNELVRTVKKDTFMDGIRLVATVAQLADAMNHHPDIDIRYTAITFRVSSHEAGGITEDDLVLARHIDTAAG, via the coding sequence ATGGCTGACCTTTTGACCGACGACCAGATCGACCTCGCGTTGCGCGACCACCTGCCGGAGTGGAAGGCCGTCGACAACGAGCTGGTGCGGACGGTCAAGAAGGACACGTTCATGGACGGGATCCGGCTGGTCGCCACCGTGGCGCAGCTGGCCGACGCGATGAACCACCACCCGGACATCGACATCCGCTACACCGCGATCACCTTCCGGGTCAGCAGCCACGAGGCCGGCGGCATCACCGAGGACGACCTGGTGCTCGCCCGGCACATCGACACGGCGGCCGGCTGA